The Psychrobacter sp. LV10R520-6 genome includes a region encoding these proteins:
- a CDS encoding type I glyceraldehyde-3-phosphate dehydrogenase: protein MPDFSSATYRLTSDPAVVAAFHATSEHTQPLRIAINGFGRIGRNVLRALLERFEVLGRAIHVVAINDLAPADILLHLLKFDSTHGRLSRLGVNAELVVDTVNDYSETELCLTKNNHTYCIRMLSEADPQKLPWQTLGIDVVLECSGYFRSYDQAHLHIEAGAQQVIIGAAPFDDVDACIVMGVNTNELTNELPIISSVSCTTQALVPLIDTLDKAFGVESAMMTEIHAVTADQTVLDQAHRDPRRARASGYNIIPTTSSSIAATERVLPKMVGKINGHSIRVPTINVAAIDVTFVFSTPDVSIEAMREALQSASEGHLVNIMAYTDEPLVSSDFIHQPESLIIDGQQLMQVGNQYKVFAWYDNEWGYANRLLDMCLHLASSKQQVSKQRLATK, encoded by the coding sequence ATGCCTGATTTTTCTAGCGCTACCTACCGTCTGACGTCTGATCCTGCGGTAGTAGCCGCGTTCCATGCGACCAGCGAGCACACACAGCCACTTAGAATTGCTATTAATGGCTTTGGGCGTATTGGCCGTAATGTGTTGCGCGCGCTGCTGGAACGCTTTGAGGTACTTGGGCGTGCCATTCATGTGGTTGCTATTAATGATCTAGCACCCGCTGATATATTATTGCACTTATTGAAATTTGACAGCACTCACGGACGTTTAAGTCGGCTTGGGGTCAATGCGGAGTTGGTTGTTGATACTGTCAATGACTATAGTGAGACTGAGCTTTGCTTGACCAAGAATAATCATACTTACTGTATACGTATGCTCTCAGAGGCAGACCCGCAAAAGCTCCCGTGGCAAACGCTTGGCATCGATGTAGTGCTAGAATGTAGCGGTTATTTTCGCTCTTACGATCAAGCTCATTTACATATTGAAGCTGGCGCCCAGCAAGTTATTATCGGTGCTGCACCCTTTGATGACGTTGATGCCTGCATCGTTATGGGTGTTAATACCAACGAGCTAACCAATGAGCTACCGATTATCTCTAGCGTTTCTTGTACCACGCAAGCATTGGTGCCATTGATTGATACTCTTGATAAGGCCTTTGGGGTAGAGTCTGCGATGATGACGGAAATCCATGCGGTCACTGCGGATCAAACCGTGCTGGATCAAGCACATCGTGATCCACGACGGGCGCGTGCTTCAGGATATAACATTATTCCTACCACCTCGAGCAGTATCGCGGCCACTGAACGCGTGCTACCAAAGATGGTCGGCAAAATTAATGGTCATTCTATTCGGGTGCCGACTATTAATGTCGCTGCTATTGATGTGACCTTTGTGTTTAGTACGCCAGATGTTAGTATAGAGGCGATGAGAGAGGCGCTACAATCTGCCAGTGAAGGACACTTGGTCAACATCATGGCTTATACCGATGAGCCATTGGTCTCAAGCGACTTTATCCATCAGCCTGAATCGCTCATCATAGACGGTCAGCAGTTGATGCAAGTGGGCAATCAGTATAAGGTTTTTGCCTGGTATGATAACGAATGGGGTTATGCCAATCGGCTATTAGATATGTGTCTGCATCTCGCCTCTAGTAAGCAACAGGTCAGCAAACAGCGGTTAGCGACAAAATAA
- a CDS encoding heme-binding protein produces the protein MPTMAACHAEGKSAVVAVVDRGGNLIALQRDNSVGPHNTDAAVRKAFTALSTKTPTRKLADIARANPDSNNLNTVNDLLLIGGGVPLKFGNKET, from the coding sequence ATGCCCACCATGGCGGCCTGTCATGCCGAAGGTAAATCTGCTGTGGTAGCGGTCGTCGATCGTGGTGGTAATCTCATTGCCTTGCAACGTGATAACAGTGTTGGCCCGCACAATACCGATGCAGCGGTTCGTAAAGCATTTACAGCGCTCTCAACTAAGACGCCAACGCGTAAGCTTGCTGATATTGCGCGTGCCAATCCAGACTCGAATAACTTAAATACGGTCAATGACTTATTACTGATTGGTGGCGGTGTACCCTTAAAGTTTGGTAATAAAGAAACATAA
- a CDS encoding pyridoxal phosphate-dependent aminotransferase, producing the protein MSELQLSDRVNNIKPSPTLAITSKAKELKAAGKDIIGLGAGEPDFDTPEHVKQAAIKAINDGFTKYTAVDGTPELKKAIIEKFKRDNDLSYEPNEILVSVGGKQSFFNLAQAFINPGDEVIIPAPYWVSYPDMVIIAEGVPVIVKCPSEQDFKITPQQLEDAITDKTKMLVLNSPSNPTGMIYTLDELKSLAEVLKKHPQVYVVSDDMYEHIRWTGDKFYNILNAAPELKDRAIILNGVSKAYAMTGWRIGYAGGPAKLIGAMKKVQSQSTSCPASISQVAAEAAISGDQSVLVPMVEAFEKRCDLVVDGLNAIKGITCLHPDGAFYVYPNIVPLIKAAGLSSCTEFSEWLLEKVGVAVVPGDAFGLGGYMRISYATDEATLKDALSRIEKAVADLDVTE; encoded by the coding sequence ATGAGCGAACTGCAACTGTCTGACCGTGTCAATAACATCAAGCCGTCACCTACCCTTGCCATCACTAGTAAAGCCAAAGAACTAAAAGCGGCTGGCAAAGACATTATCGGTCTAGGCGCTGGCGAGCCTGACTTTGATACCCCAGAACATGTCAAACAAGCGGCGATTAAAGCGATTAATGATGGATTCACTAAATACACGGCCGTTGATGGTACTCCTGAGCTCAAAAAAGCAATCATTGAAAAGTTCAAGCGCGATAATGATCTCAGCTATGAGCCTAATGAAATCTTAGTATCAGTCGGTGGTAAGCAGTCCTTCTTTAACCTTGCACAAGCTTTTATCAACCCAGGTGATGAAGTTATCATCCCAGCACCGTACTGGGTCAGCTACCCTGACATGGTTATCATCGCAGAAGGCGTGCCGGTCATCGTCAAATGTCCTTCTGAGCAAGATTTCAAAATCACGCCACAACAATTAGAAGACGCCATCACTGACAAAACCAAAATGTTGGTACTGAACAGCCCTTCTAACCCAACGGGTATGATTTATACCTTAGACGAGCTAAAATCTTTGGCTGAAGTGCTCAAAAAGCACCCACAAGTCTATGTTGTATCAGATGATATGTACGAGCACATTCGCTGGACCGGTGATAAGTTCTATAATATTTTGAACGCGGCTCCTGAGCTAAAAGACCGCGCTATTATCTTAAATGGTGTATCAAAAGCTTATGCGATGACCGGCTGGCGTATCGGTTATGCGGGTGGCCCTGCCAAATTGATTGGCGCGATGAAAAAAGTACAGTCGCAGTCAACCTCATGCCCAGCGTCAATCAGCCAAGTTGCTGCCGAAGCGGCTATCAGTGGTGACCAAAGCGTCCTTGTGCCAATGGTAGAAGCGTTTGAGAAGCGTTGTGACCTCGTCGTTGACGGCTTAAATGCGATTAAAGGCATTACTTGCTTGCATCCTGACGGCGCGTTCTACGTTTACCCTAATATCGTGCCTTTGATTAAAGCTGCTGGCCTGTCTTCTTGTACTGAGTTTTCAGAATGGTTACTAGAGAAAGTTGGCGTTGCTGTCGTTCCTGGTGATGCATTCGGTCTTGGTGGCTATATGCGTATCTCCTACGCCACTGATGAAGCAACGCTAAAAGATGCACTATCACGGATCGAAAAAGCCGTTGCGGACTTAGACGTTACTGAATAA
- a CDS encoding SAM-dependent methyltransferase — MPARPTNRTPTSALEKITARVSQTVNDSALLKPISHSVNYLARQAVFRALNHLQFGIITVIEDFDEQGPYKKTFGETAKDLKATESAPLSSSAVGRHSLNVTLIVHDSKVYRQLLFGGSIALADSYIDGEWDTDDLTGLIRLAARHLAVVNKLESRFAGISKTLEKAKHQLRSNDKSGAKSNILAHYDLGNIMYERFLDPTMMYSSAVYPTLDSSLAQAQQHKLELICQRLQLKADDHVIEIGTGWGGFAIYAAHYYGCQVTTTTISDAQYQEARRRVEAAGLSDKITLLKQDYRELTGQYDKLVSIEMIEAVGHEYLPTFFAKCNSLLKPTGLMVLQAITFNDQNYYDYVESVDFIQTHIFPGGCLLSNQELTTQFAEQTDMVVKQLHDYGFDYAYTLRDWRAAFMAQRTEIKALGYDEAFIRLWEFYFCYCEGGFLERTIGVVQVTAVKPDNTDSLHFSDLPAAVTADA; from the coding sequence ATGCCAGCACGCCCAACCAACCGCACGCCAACTTCAGCCTTAGAAAAAATCACTGCCCGTGTGAGCCAAACGGTGAATGATAGTGCCCTCTTAAAGCCTATCAGCCATAGTGTGAATTATTTAGCAAGACAGGCCGTGTTTCGCGCGTTAAATCACCTACAATTCGGCATTATTACGGTGATCGAAGATTTTGATGAGCAGGGCCCATATAAGAAAACCTTTGGAGAAACAGCTAAAGATCTGAAAGCCACCGAGTCAGCCCCGCTTAGCAGCTCGGCGGTAGGGCGGCATAGTCTGAATGTGACTTTAATAGTTCATGATAGCAAGGTCTATCGTCAGCTGTTATTTGGCGGCTCGATTGCCTTAGCAGACAGCTATATCGATGGCGAGTGGGATACTGATGACTTGACGGGTCTGATACGATTGGCGGCGCGCCACTTGGCCGTTGTTAATAAGTTAGAGAGCCGCTTTGCCGGTATCAGTAAGACTTTAGAGAAGGCCAAGCATCAGCTACGTAGTAATGATAAATCCGGCGCGAAATCAAATATATTAGCGCATTATGACTTGGGCAATATCATGTATGAGCGCTTTTTAGACCCGACTATGATGTACTCATCAGCGGTATATCCTACGCTTGATAGTTCACTTGCACAGGCGCAGCAGCACAAGCTGGAGCTCATTTGTCAACGCTTGCAACTCAAAGCTGATGACCATGTGATTGAAATTGGCACCGGCTGGGGCGGATTTGCGATTTATGCTGCGCACTATTATGGCTGTCAGGTGACTACTACCACAATTTCTGATGCGCAGTACCAAGAAGCGCGTCGCCGTGTTGAAGCAGCTGGACTGTCTGACAAGATTACCTTGCTCAAACAAGACTACCGCGAGCTGACAGGGCAGTACGATAAATTAGTCAGTATTGAGATGATTGAGGCCGTCGGGCATGAATACCTGCCGACATTCTTCGCTAAGTGTAATAGCTTACTCAAGCCTACAGGTTTGATGGTGCTACAAGCCATTACTTTTAACGATCAGAACTATTATGATTATGTGGAGTCAGTTGACTTTATTCAGACTCATATTTTCCCAGGTGGTTGCCTGCTATCAAACCAAGAGCTGACCACCCAATTCGCTGAGCAGACCGATATGGTCGTCAAGCAGCTACACGATTATGGCTTTGACTATGCCTATACGTTGCGTGATTGGCGCGCGGCTTTTATGGCGCAGCGTACAGAGATCAAAGCGCTCGGTTACGATGAGGCCTTTATACGCTTATGGGAATTTTACTTTTGTTATTGTGAAGGTGGGTTTTTGGAGCGTACCATTGGTGTGGTGCAGGTGACTGCGGTGAAGCCAGATAATACTGATAGCCTACACTTCTCTGATTTGCCCGCAGCAGTTACCGCTGACGCGTAA
- a CDS encoding CopG family transcriptional regulator, giving the protein MIPVRIKNKFSDHPQKIMRPISIRLSEEMIELLEATSSELGFKRIQGLIRLYIRQGLDRDHQDYTLAHDEVFIETLRKRGVSQHIIDEAIVVTHNNSITHPLSELQNND; this is encoded by the coding sequence ATGATACCTGTACGCATAAAAAATAAATTTTCTGATCATCCGCAAAAAATCATGCGACCGATTAGTATTCGCCTCTCTGAGGAGATGATTGAGCTGTTAGAGGCGACCTCATCAGAGCTTGGCTTTAAACGTATTCAAGGGCTGATTCGTTTATATATTCGCCAAGGTCTTGACCGTGATCATCAAGACTATACGTTAGCGCACGATGAGGTGTTCATTGAGACGCTACGTAAGCGCGGCGTCAGTCAGCATATTATAGATGAGGCTATTGTGGTCACGCATAATAATAGTATTACCCATCCATTATCTGAGCTGCAAAATAACGATTAG
- a CDS encoding DUF1365 domain-containing protein produces the protein MPTLSPSSESIHSKVSQTMPHQLFYGTTWHSRLLPSVHKFAYPYRYWGVNISALAAGQVLPEVKTPTISKRIRFKGLPLFSAQHKALQQFCAEDYLMGLDGSEDVDGNNGDSNDNTANIPDNANDGCNAAQAPAQKLAKRLYHAFMKHTGSAPTGDMIGLVVCRNVGVYFSPVNFYLGFDNEQMPTHLLAEVSNTPWNKRHYYGFLLDGADTEFCHDKNFHVSPFNPIDQQYCWQVSVNKQSKESSNCLQVRIAINISDARGEVLKTGIKMSGVPMTADSVRHSLRKNPLMNISSLTRIYWHAFKLYAIKKVPYINYDEKLADSEQQETDQRF, from the coding sequence ATGCCTACCTTGTCACCGTCGTCTGAATCTATCCATTCAAAGGTGTCGCAAACGATGCCGCATCAGCTTTTTTATGGAACGACATGGCATAGTCGTCTGCTGCCAAGTGTGCACAAGTTTGCTTATCCGTACCGTTATTGGGGCGTGAACATTAGCGCTTTAGCAGCAGGGCAGGTCCTACCCGAGGTAAAGACGCCGACAATAAGTAAGCGTATCCGTTTTAAAGGACTGCCGCTATTTTCAGCACAGCATAAGGCACTACAGCAGTTTTGCGCCGAAGATTATTTAATGGGTTTAGATGGCTCAGAAGATGTCGATGGAAATAATGGGGACAGCAACGATAACACTGCTAATATTCCTGACAATGCAAATGACGGCTGTAACGCAGCCCAAGCACCCGCTCAAAAATTAGCAAAGCGTTTATATCATGCGTTTATGAAACATACCGGTAGCGCGCCGACAGGCGATATGATCGGGCTGGTAGTCTGCCGTAACGTAGGGGTGTATTTTAGCCCAGTGAACTTCTATTTGGGCTTTGATAATGAGCAGATGCCGACTCATTTATTAGCTGAAGTCTCTAATACGCCGTGGAATAAACGTCATTATTATGGGTTTTTATTAGATGGGGCGGACACTGAGTTTTGTCATGATAAAAACTTTCATGTGTCCCCCTTTAATCCCATCGATCAGCAATATTGCTGGCAAGTTTCGGTAAACAAGCAAAGCAAAGAATCATCCAATTGCTTGCAAGTTCGTATTGCGATCAATATCAGTGACGCGCGCGGTGAAGTATTAAAAACGGGTATAAAGATGTCTGGCGTACCGATGACTGCTGATTCTGTTCGGCACAGCTTACGGAAAAATCCGCTGATGAATATTAGCTCATTGACACGCATTTATTGGCATGCTTTTAAGCTTTATGCCATTAAAAAAGTGCCCTATATTAATTATGATGAGAAGTTAGCAGATAGCGAACAGCAAGAAACTGATCAAAGGTTTTAA
- a CDS encoding IS607 family transposase translates to MGKLVSIGEAAKHFGVAQSTLRRWDEDGTLVAKRTENGHRRYDLNEVRPHPLNTPPKLDRKTIAYARVSSRDQKDDLQCQAQVLELYCAKQGWRFERITDFGSGMNYKKKGLKTLLDDILDNKVERLVITHKDRLLRFGAELVFMLCEARDVKVVIINQGEELSFEQELAQDVLEIITVFSARLYGSRSKKNQKLIEAVKQVL, encoded by the coding sequence ATGGGAAAACTGGTTAGTATTGGGGAGGCGGCCAAGCATTTTGGGGTTGCTCAATCGACATTAAGACGTTGGGATGAAGATGGTACGTTAGTCGCCAAAAGAACCGAAAATGGTCACAGACGTTATGATTTAAATGAAGTAAGACCACACCCTTTAAATACACCACCAAAATTAGACCGAAAAACCATTGCTTATGCTCGTGTTTCAAGTCGTGACCAAAAAGATGACTTGCAGTGCCAAGCGCAGGTTTTGGAACTTTATTGTGCCAAACAAGGTTGGCGTTTCGAGAGAATCACCGATTTTGGTAGTGGTATGAACTATAAGAAGAAAGGCTTAAAAACCCTGCTTGACGACATTCTTGACAACAAAGTCGAGCGACTGGTAATCACCCACAAAGACAGACTTTTACGCTTTGGTGCTGAATTGGTGTTTATGCTATGTGAGGCGCGTGATGTTAAGGTGGTCATTATCAATCAAGGCGAGGAACTTAGTTTTGAGCAAGAATTAGCCCAAGATGTATTAGAGATTATCACTGTATTTTCAGCGAGGCTCTACGGTTCTCGCAGCAAGAAAAATCAAAAACTAATAGAGGCGGTTAAACAAGTATTATGA
- a CDS encoding NAD(P)/FAD-dependent oxidoreductase has product MSFIRRQRTPVKDSSIVKDPLNTQKKKRIAIIGSGVSGLTCAHYLAKQYDVTVFEANDYIGGHVNTIDVALQDGKKSKANKTETSAIDTGFIVFNERTYPNFFRLLHDLQVPFQATDMSFSVKNTDRNFEYNGHTLNTLLSQRKNILSPKFWRFIKDILQFNKHILQLSKDYDSARAQGQDTSIFTEQTLGSYLANQRYGQLFTDNYLLPMVSAIWSTSLEEVEDFPLVFFAQFFDNHGLLEVVNRPQWFTIKGGSKQYVNKLVRRFVKAGGMVRVNSPVQSIKRHDDKISITFTYANVNTNINTDAETKTSSDSQSLTVDEVIFACHADTALRLLSDASSDESEVLSHFHFTKNTAVLHTDTSVLPKKPLAWASWNYLINNKVDIESEVKNSQKTAANDNREQVTSKPVLTYHMNILQRLTKQHNYLVTLNREIDPAQTIKTIDYSHPVFDKAMINAQAQWSRISGSGLHTHFCGAYWFNGFHEDGVRSGLRVCQALGSTIDIKDEVDPSHLPDAESAHTPFRYQDLPVKADKQPRKLKKRQVMTATTNQELVDYIATLQTDAVSHTDKVKRGFFGRRR; this is encoded by the coding sequence ATGTCGTTTATTCGTCGCCAGCGAACGCCTGTAAAGGATAGCAGTATTGTCAAAGACCCATTAAATACTCAGAAAAAAAAACGAATAGCTATTATTGGCTCAGGGGTATCAGGGCTAACTTGTGCGCATTATTTAGCTAAGCAATATGATGTGACGGTATTTGAAGCCAATGATTATATCGGCGGGCATGTCAATACTATTGATGTGGCGCTGCAAGACGGTAAAAAATCAAAAGCGAATAAAACAGAGACTAGCGCAATTGACACCGGATTTATTGTTTTTAATGAGCGAACTTATCCTAATTTTTTCCGTTTGTTGCATGATTTACAAGTGCCATTTCAAGCGACTGATATGAGCTTCTCGGTCAAAAACACTGACCGCAACTTTGAATATAATGGTCATACGCTCAACACGCTATTATCGCAACGTAAAAATATACTTAGCCCCAAGTTTTGGCGGTTTATCAAAGATATTTTACAGTTCAATAAACACATTCTTCAGCTTAGTAAAGATTATGACAGTGCTCGAGCGCAGGGACAAGACACCAGTATATTTACTGAGCAAACGCTCGGTAGTTATTTAGCCAATCAACGTTATGGCCAGTTATTCACTGATAACTATCTATTACCTATGGTATCAGCCATCTGGTCAACCAGTCTGGAAGAAGTTGAAGACTTTCCGTTAGTGTTTTTCGCACAGTTCTTTGATAACCACGGTTTACTGGAGGTCGTTAACCGTCCGCAGTGGTTTACTATCAAGGGCGGCTCTAAGCAGTATGTTAATAAGTTGGTGAGGCGCTTTGTTAAAGCGGGCGGGATGGTACGGGTTAATAGTCCGGTACAGTCTATTAAACGTCACGATGACAAGATTTCCATAACTTTTACATATGCTAATGTAAATACCAATATAAATACTGATGCAGAGACTAAAACCAGTAGTGACTCCCAATCATTAACAGTCGATGAGGTTATCTTTGCCTGCCATGCCGATACCGCTTTGCGTTTATTAAGTGATGCCAGTTCAGATGAGTCAGAGGTGCTTAGCCATTTTCACTTTACCAAAAATACTGCCGTACTCCATACTGATACCAGTGTGTTGCCCAAGAAGCCTTTGGCATGGGCAAGTTGGAATTATCTTATCAACAACAAGGTAGATATAGAATCCGAGGTAAAAAATAGCCAAAAAACCGCTGCTAATGACAATAGGGAGCAAGTCACATCAAAACCAGTGCTCACTTATCATATGAATATCTTACAGCGCTTGACCAAGCAACATAACTATTTAGTGACTTTAAATCGTGAGATTGATCCGGCACAGACGATTAAAACCATTGATTATAGCCATCCGGTCTTTGATAAAGCGATGATTAATGCCCAAGCTCAGTGGTCACGTATTTCCGGTAGCGGTCTGCATACTCACTTTTGCGGGGCATATTGGTTTAATGGTTTTCATGAAGACGGAGTACGAAGTGGTCTGCGCGTTTGTCAGGCCTTAGGTAGCACTATTGATATTAAGGATGAGGTAGACCCTAGTCATCTACCTGATGCTGAGAGTGCGCATACACCATTTCGTTATCAGGATTTACCGGTAAAAGCGGATAAGCAGCCGCGCAAACTTAAGAAACGTCAGGTGATGACTGCCACTACCAATCAAGAGCTGGTTGATTATATTGCTACCTTACAGACGGATGCTGTGAGCCATACAGACAAGGTGAAACGCGGATTTTTCGGACGTCGCCGCTAG
- a CDS encoding SDR family NAD(P)-dependent oxidoreductase: MTISPKKLHILITGATSGIGYQLSKDYLLAGHEVYAVGRDDEALAELKDLGATPVDLDLMDRDKVIEAFDKINQVDLAICGAGMCEYLDMPNFDSSAFMKVMSVNMGTLSHAIEGVLPKLIASRGRLVGIGSASAYVPFARAEAYGSSKAAIHYLMKTLQISLAPHEVSVSLVVPGFVETAMTKQNDFPMPFIQTPEQASRAIRDGIENGDEVIEFPKKLTLPLKALGTLPDMVWQQVSKKMNKK; the protein is encoded by the coding sequence ATGACAATTTCTCCTAAAAAACTTCATATTTTGATTACTGGTGCGACCTCTGGTATCGGTTATCAATTGTCCAAAGACTATCTTCTAGCAGGTCACGAAGTATATGCGGTCGGCCGTGATGATGAAGCGCTTGCCGAGCTTAAAGACCTAGGCGCAACCCCGGTTGATTTGGACTTAATGGACCGTGACAAGGTCATTGAGGCCTTCGACAAGATTAATCAGGTCGATTTAGCAATTTGTGGCGCTGGCATGTGCGAATATCTAGATATGCCAAACTTTGATAGTAGCGCATTTATGAAAGTGATGTCGGTCAATATGGGCACCTTATCGCATGCTATTGAAGGCGTATTGCCTAAACTGATTGCTTCACGTGGACGATTAGTGGGTATAGGTTCAGCGTCTGCTTACGTACCGTTTGCACGTGCAGAAGCTTATGGTAGCTCAAAGGCGGCAATTCATTATCTAATGAAAACTTTGCAAATTAGCTTGGCGCCACATGAAGTATCAGTAAGCTTAGTCGTACCGGGGTTCGTAGAAACCGCAATGACCAAACAAAACGACTTCCCAATGCCATTTATTCAAACACCAGAACAGGCCAGTCGTGCTATTCGTGACGGTATTGAAAATGGTGATGAGGTGATTGAGTTTCCTAAAAAGCTAACGTTACCGCTAAAGGCTTTGGGTACGTTACCGGATATGGTTTGGCAGCAAGTCAGCAAGAAAATGAATAAAAAGTAG
- a CDS encoding RNA-guided endonuclease InsQ/TnpB family protein, giving the protein MIRGHIIELKPNNVQANHFARACGVARKAYNWALHEWQRQYREDKAYRDACLLAGIEIDSKNLNRPSQAKLRRELNAIKRELFPWMTEVTKCAPQAAIMQLGDAYNNFFKGLAEYPVTRKRGKDDRFSLSNDQFAIKGKSIRIPNLGWVRMKEALRFDGKIMAATISKRGGKWFVSVAVDLDHRVKKIIKTGKSVGIDLGITDLLVLSDGTKIKAPKPLAKYLSKLRTLNKNLSRTKKGSKNREKAKTKLSRLHYKIRGIRQDSLHKITSSLVREFDVIAIESLNVKGMVKNRKLSRAISDLGFFEFKRQLIYKANEQGKVVKSVGRFYPSSKTCSNCNHILGKDELTLKMREWTCPECQSKHDRDLNASINILNNATVILTVA; this is encoded by the coding sequence ATGATCCGTGGTCATATCATCGAACTCAAACCAAACAACGTACAGGCGAACCATTTTGCCCGTGCTTGCGGTGTGGCGCGGAAAGCTTACAACTGGGCCTTGCATGAGTGGCAACGTCAATATAGAGAGGACAAGGCCTACCGTGACGCCTGTTTATTGGCTGGTATTGAGATTGATTCCAAAAATCTAAACAGACCCTCACAAGCCAAGCTCAGACGCGAATTGAACGCCATTAAACGTGAGCTATTCCCGTGGATGACGGAAGTGACAAAATGTGCCCCGCAAGCCGCAATCATGCAACTGGGCGATGCTTATAACAACTTCTTTAAAGGGCTGGCTGAATACCCCGTCACGCGCAAGCGTGGTAAAGACGATAGATTCAGTCTCTCTAACGACCAATTTGCCATTAAAGGTAAATCCATTCGCATCCCTAATTTAGGCTGGGTGCGCATGAAAGAGGCTTTACGGTTTGACGGTAAAATAATGGCGGCCACCATCTCTAAGCGCGGCGGGAAATGGTTTGTCAGCGTTGCAGTTGATTTAGACCACAGGGTTAAAAAGATTATCAAGACAGGTAAAAGCGTTGGTATCGACCTTGGTATTACCGATTTATTAGTTTTATCAGACGGCACCAAAATTAAAGCACCTAAGCCCTTAGCTAAATATTTAAGCAAATTAAGAACACTCAATAAAAACCTGAGTCGCACTAAAAAAGGCAGTAAAAACAGAGAAAAGGCGAAAACCAAGCTCTCTCGTTTGCATTATAAGATCAGAGGTATCAGGCAGGATTCGTTGCACAAAATAACCTCTAGCTTGGTCAGAGAGTTTGATGTGATTGCGATTGAAAGTCTTAATGTCAAAGGCATGGTTAAAAATAGAAAGCTGTCACGCGCCATTAGTGATTTGGGTTTCTTTGAATTTAAGCGTCAGCTTATCTATAAAGCCAATGAGCAAGGCAAGGTTGTGAAGTCAGTCGGTCGTTTTTACCCAAGCTCAAAGACTTGCTCAAACTGCAATCACATCCTTGGCAAAGATGAATTAACACTAAAGATGCGCGAATGGACGTGTCCTGAGTGTCAGTCCAAACATGACCGCGATCTCAACGCCAGTATCAATATTTTAAATAACGCGACTGTTATTTTAACAGTCGCATAA